Proteins from a single region of Nitrososphaerota archaeon:
- a CDS encoding helix-turn-helix domain-containing protein, whose product MESTADTDALVKIAGDIIASPDAGRAMRAWREKLGIKQKALADSLEMSASVLSDYESGRRPSPGVKFVKKYIEALVRLDEGKGRVVSKLVASEKDDAILSIGEFHAPLEASKILDALDATVLVGDPSRVKLYGYTVVDSIKTIYALSGYDFYRIFGATTERALVFTKVGMGRSPLVAIRVSQLKPRVVVIHGPKEVDPLAVELARKEGLVLALSQVPAEDAMISALQALLEKGSRQS is encoded by the coding sequence TTGGAATCGACAGCGGATACCGACGCGCTCGTGAAGATAGCGGGCGACATCATAGCCAGCCCCGACGCAGGTCGGGCGATGAGGGCGTGGCGCGAGAAGCTCGGCATCAAGCAGAAGGCCCTGGCCGACTCCTTGGAGATGTCCGCGTCGGTCCTGAGCGACTACGAGTCGGGGAGGAGGCCCTCTCCCGGCGTCAAGTTCGTCAAGAAGTACATAGAAGCGCTGGTCAGGCTGGACGAGGGGAAGGGGAGGGTGGTCTCGAAGCTGGTGGCTAGCGAGAAGGACGACGCCATCCTGTCGATAGGGGAGTTTCACGCCCCCCTGGAAGCTTCGAAGATCCTGGACGCCCTCGACGCGACTGTCCTCGTAGGGGACCCTTCCAGGGTCAAGCTCTACGGATACACCGTGGTGGACAGCATCAAGACAATCTACGCCCTCTCTGGATATGACTTCTACCGCATCTTCGGCGCGACGACGGAGAGGGCCCTGGTGTTCACGAAGGTCGGGATGGGGAGGAGCCCCCTGGTGGCAATCCGGGTGTCCCAGCTGAAGCCCAGGGTCGTGGTGATCCATGGCCCCAAGGAGGTCGACCCCCTGGCCGTGGAGCTTGCCCGGAAGGAAGGGCTTGTCCTGGCCCTGTCGCAGGTCCCCGCCGAGGACGCCATGATCTCCGCCCTCCAGGCGCTTCTAGAGAAGGGAAGCAGACAGAGCTGA
- the tfb gene encoding transcription initiation factor IIB (stabilizes TBP binding to an archaeal box-A promoter; responsible for recruiting RNA polymerase II to the pre-initiation complex) produces the protein MRLQKALDKCPRCGKGPMLVDNAGGELFCGACGFVVKEKIEEVGPEWRAFSKEEKDDRSRGGIPTSIAMHDMGLATVIGGINKDASGKSLSASMKATVERLRTWDSRSQVHEPVDRNLRQAFSELDRLSDKLSVSDAVVEKAAYVYRKALERGLVRGRSISAIIAASLYAACRDTQTPRTLKDLAAVSNVKKKDIARCYRLLLKEMDIKMPVVDPTKCISRIASKAGLSEKTKRRALEILKRAEETRISAGKDPMGLAAAALYVACTLEGEDKTQKDVAEAAGVTEVTIRNRYKGLRSALGI, from the coding sequence ATGCGCCTGCAGAAGGCCCTGGACAAGTGCCCCAGATGCGGGAAGGGGCCGATGCTAGTCGACAATGCGGGCGGGGAGCTGTTCTGCGGGGCGTGCGGCTTCGTGGTCAAGGAGAAGATAGAGGAGGTCGGGCCCGAGTGGAGGGCGTTCTCCAAGGAGGAGAAGGACGACAGGAGCAGGGGAGGGATACCCACCTCGATCGCGATGCACGACATGGGGCTCGCCACCGTCATAGGAGGGATCAACAAGGACGCGTCGGGCAAGTCGCTCTCTGCTTCCATGAAGGCCACCGTCGAGAGGCTCAGGACATGGGACTCCCGCAGCCAGGTGCACGAGCCGGTGGACAGGAACCTGAGGCAGGCCTTCAGCGAGCTGGACAGGCTGTCTGACAAGCTTTCGGTCTCTGACGCGGTCGTCGAGAAGGCCGCCTACGTCTACAGGAAGGCCCTCGAAAGGGGGCTTGTGAGGGGACGGTCCATCTCCGCGATAATCGCCGCTTCGCTTTACGCCGCCTGCAGGGACACCCAGACCCCGAGGACCCTGAAGGACCTCGCCGCCGTCAGCAACGTCAAGAAGAAGGACATCGCCAGATGCTACCGCCTCCTTCTGAAGGAGATGGACATCAAGATGCCGGTGGTCGACCCCACGAAGTGCATCTCCAGGATCGCGTCGAAGGCGGGGCTGTCCGAGAAGACGAAGAGGAGGGCGCTTGAGATCCTGAAGCGGGCGGAGGAGACCAGAATCTCGGCCGGGAAGGACCCCATGGGGCTCGCGGCCGCAGCACTCTACGTCGCCTGCACCCTCGAGGGAGAGGACAAGACCCAGAAGGACGTGGCCGAGGCGGCCGGGGTCACCGAAGTCACGATAAGGAACAGGTACAAGGGCCTCAGGTCAGCGCTAGGGATCTAG